One stretch of Eupeodes corollae chromosome 2, idEupCoro1.1, whole genome shotgun sequence DNA includes these proteins:
- the LOC129944770 gene encoding uncharacterized protein LOC129944770 → MSIFCIISLMVLFQLVIPFITNYDHEHLNVISTIEYITRTFTHQRQRTLTFSANAENKTALSIFGDMVDRVLKRIDFAKVQIDQNNCEMIGLREFNILLVDSFKAFEHIDPANKTKSYDFNEYYLIFLKAENSKQELLKILDYCWKHYIINVIVIVEQSSEVLNFYTYFPFSKLKCRNTEPVLINQFKNGVPTNVYGTNHIFPNKLENLQGCLLIAALWNVPPYLRIVPNRTGLDQFVGIEGNMLKAIAKTLNFSLGYITPPNDEERGIIFPNGTTSGATKLIEERKADLSFGCFRYSMARAKVMSAASPYYQTWVVSVVLKSPFKYTPIEILVFPFTSSTWISLLAFFGVIISFRLLAIYYHKVLGPLLVKITVSQLVSNFLGGPMANLPKGNFIRCMLMLWVIFAFIIRSAYQSLLFTLLQHSLYKKPPKTLKELVDLDYTFVLNKSTFYFVKDMLEIEQAQYIFPESPLTFIEHNSGKFAAIMPQDFVRYFVMTYSKRETFHILSDKVVALYNTMYFSKHSYLIDRFRGILKYVGSSGLINVWYSQNMHTSYFDAVKYDKEALKLNNLKGAFDVYLVLLLVAFVVFLVELLSKRVMWLKKLFK, encoded by the exons AtgtcaatattttgcataatttcTCTAATGGTACTTTTTCAATTGGTCATTCCTTTTATAACGAATTATGATCATGAACATCTTAATGTAATTTCAACAATCGAATATATTACACGAACTTTTACACACCAACGACAAAGAACTTTAACTTTTTCGGCAAATGCCGAAAATAAAACTGCCCTATCGATTTTCGGTGATATGGTTGATAGGGTTTTGAAACGCATCGATTTCGCAAAAGTACAAATCGATCAGAACAATTGTGAAATGATTGGACTCAGAGAATTCAATATTCTGCTTGTGGATAGTTTTAAAGCATTTGA acATATCGATCCAGCGAACAAAACTAAGAGCTACGACTTCAATGAGTATTACCTTATTTTTCTGAAGGCCGAAAACTCAAAACAGGaactacttaaaattttagACTACTGTTGGAAACACTACATCATCAATGTCATCGTAATTGTCGAACAATCATCCGAGGTCCTCAACTTTTATACCTACTTTCCATTTTCTAAACTGAAGTGCAGAAATACTGAACCtgttttaattaatcaattcaaaaatgGTGTCCCAACAAATGTTTATGGAACAAATcatatttttccaaataagTTAGAAAATCTTCAGGGCTGCTTATTGATAGCTGCCTTATGGAATGTTCCGCCATATTTGAGAATCGTACCTAATCGAACCGGATTAGATCAGTTTGTTGGAATTGAGGGTAATATGTTAAAAGCTATTGCCAAAACGCTGAACTTTTCCTTAGGCTACATAACTCCGCCTAATGATGAGGAGCGTGGAATAATATTTCCAAATGGTACCACAAGTGGGGCTACAAAATTG atcgaAGAAAGGAAGGCTGATTTGAGTTTTGGCTGTTTCAGATACTCAATGGCAAGAGCCAAAGTAATGTCTGCTGCTTCTCCTTATTATCAAACTTGGGTGGTTTCCGTAGTCCTCAAAAGCCCTTTCAAATATACACCGATAGAAATACTAGTATTCCCTTTTACCTCATCAACTTGGATAAGCTTGTTAGCTTTTTTTGGAGTTATAATATCCTTCAGGCTCTTAGCTATCTATTACCACAAAGTTCTTGGGCCATTGCTTGTGAAAATCACAGTAAGTCAGCTAGTTTCCAACTTTCTCGGAGGGCCAATGGCTAACTTACCCAAAGGAAATTTTATTCGATGCATGTTGATGTTATGGGTAATTTTTGCCTTTATTATTCGATCTGCCTATCAAAGCTTACTATTCAcacttcttcaacatagtttGTACAAAAAGCCACCGAAAACCCTCAAAGAACTTGTTGATCTTGATTATacctttgttttaaacaaatccacattttatttcgttaaaGATATGCTAGAAATTGAACAAGCCCAATATATTTTCCCCGAAAGCCCATTAACATTTATCGAACATAATTCTGGGAAATTTGCTGCAATAATGCCACAAgattttgtaagatattttgtaATGACATATTCGAAAAGGGAAACATTTCATATTTTGAGTGATAAGGTTGTTGCTCTTTACAATacaatgtatttttcaaaacactccTATTTGATTGACCGATTTCGTGGAATTCTAAAATATGTGGGGAGTTCGGGTCTAATTAATGTGTGGTATTCACAAAATATGCATACATCTTATTTCGATGCAGTAAAGTACGATAAGGAAGCCTTGAAATTGAATAACCTAAAAGGGGCTTTTGATGTTTATTTGGTGTTGTTGTTAGTGGCTTTTGTGGTATTTTTGGTAGAGTTACTTTCAAAAAGAGTTATGtggttgaaaaaattgtttaaataa
- the LOC129944771 gene encoding uncharacterized protein LOC129944771, translating to MMDGVLKRIDFAKVQIDQHNSDMIGRREFNIIFVDSFKAFERINPANKTMNYDFNEYYLIFLKVDNTKEDLLKILVYCWKHYIINVSIIVEQSPEVLDLYTYFPFSKLKCQNTDPIVINQFKMGAPANGNKIDDIFPKKLKSLQGCPLTAALWNVPPYLRILPNRTGLEKFVGFEGVLLRVLAKNLEFSLDYVIPPNDEERGKRFPNGTITGAMKLIKERKADLTLGSFRYTVDRADVMTAALPYYQTWQIFTVPKASFQYTPIQILFCPFTPLTWLSLLAFVTILISFRNLAISYHRVLGPLLLGITANQIVASFLGASISKLPNGNFIRYMLMLWIICAFVIRCAYQSLLFKLLQSNLNKKPPETYEELIDLNYTFVMNQGTIDTINSMLKNENGKFRYIITQNSSNMCTFDFIENASGKFAGISPMDYLTYYAMIQSKRGVFHVLNEKIIAQHNTLYFSKHSYLIERFNGILMNLRSSGLINLWASQHMDSSFFVKGKNDKEALKFKQLRGTFDVYLMFLIVAFIIFLLELLSKRIKLIRRVLECLC from the exons ATGATGGATGGTGTTTTAAAACGCATCGATTTCgcaaaagttcaaattgacCAGCATAATTCTGACATGATAGGACGAAGAgaatttaatatcatatttgtGGATAGTTTCAAGGCATTTGA aCGCATCAATCcagcaaacaaaacaatgaaCTATGACTTCAATGAGTATTACTTAATTTTCCTTAAAGTCGACAACACAAAAGAAGAccttcttaaaattttagtcTACTGTTGGAAACACTACATCATCAATGTCAGCATAATCGTTGAACAATCACCTGAAGTTCTTGATCTTTATACTTACTTTCCATTTTCCAAACTGAAATGCCAAAACACTGATCCAATTGTAattaaccaatttaaaatgGGTGCTCCAGCAAATGGGAATAAAATTGATGATATTTTTCCTAAAAAGTTGAAAAGTCTTCAAGGTTGCCCACTGACTGCTGCTTTATGGAATGTTCCTCCATATCTGAGAATCTTACCTAATCGAACTGGACTGGAAAAGTTCGTTGGTTTTGAGGGTGTTTTGTTAAGAGTGTTGGCTAAGAACTTGGAATTTTCCTTGGACTACGTAATTCCACCTAATGACGAGGAGCGTGGAAAAAGATTTCCAAATGGCACTATCACTGGAGCAATGAAATTG ATCAAAGAACGAAAGGCTGATTTAACTCTTGGATCGTTCAGATACACCGTAGATAGAGCAGACGTTATGACAGCTGCTTTGCCATATTATCAAACTTGGCAGATTTTTACAGTTCCAAAGGCCTCTTTTCAGTATACACCAATACAAATTCTATTTTGTCCATTTACCCCTCTTACTTGGTTAAGTTTGTTAGCTTTTGTTACAATCTTAATTTCCTTCAGAAATTTAGCCATCTCCTACCATAGAGTTCTTGGGCCACTGCTCCTCGGAATCACAGCAAATCAAATAGTTGCCAGCTTTCTCGGAGCGTCAATATCCAAATTGCCCAACGGAAACTTCATTCGATACATGTTAATGCTGTGGATCATTTGTGCTTTTGTGATTCGATGTGCGTATCAGAGTTTGCTTTTCAAACTCCTTCAATCTAATTTGAATAAGAAACCACCAGAAACCTATGAAGAACTCATCGATCTTAATTATACTTTCGTTATGAACCAAGGCACGATTGATACTATTAATAGTATGTTGAAAAATGAGAACGGAAAATTTCGATACATTATCACTCAGAATTCTTCAAATATGTGTACTTTcgattttatcgaaaatgcttctGGAAAATTCGCTGGAATATCACCAATGGATTATTTGACATATTATGCAATGATACAATCGAAACGGGGCGTTTTTCATGTTTTGAATGAGAAAATCATCGCTCAACATAATacgttatatttttcaaaacattcctATTTGATTGAACGATTTAATGGGATACTAATGAATTTACGAAGTTCAGGACTCATTAATTTGTGGGCATCACAACATATGGAttcatctttttttgtaaaaggaaAGAATGACAAGGAAGCCttgaaatttaaacaacttaGAGGGACATTTGATGTATATTTGATGTTTTTAATAGtggcttttataatatttttactaGAGTTGCTCTCGAAAAGAATTAAACTGATAAGGAGGGTTTTAGAAtgtttatgttaa
- the LOC129947194 gene encoding uncharacterized protein LOC129947194: MSIFLLILASNVFILHLIFASISNEYYDGEHVNLISTIEYITRTFAQEQKRTLTFSANAESKIVLSDFGDMIDGILKRIDFATVQIDQDNCEMIGLREFNIFFVDSFKAFERINPANKTRSYDFNEFYLVFLKVENSKQDILKILEYCWKHYIINISIIIDESFEVLNIFTYFPFSKLRCRNTDAILINQFKNGVPANGNETDDIFPDKLENFQGCPLTAALYNVPPYILILPNQTGLYKFVGFEGHMLRVIAKKLKFSLDYTIPPNNEKRGKIFPNGSTSGAIKLIEEHMADLTIGCFRYSMERASVMTAASPYYQTWEIVTILKTSFEYTPIEILVFPFTPSTWLSLLAFVGIIISFGLLAISYHRVLGPLLLGITANQLVASFLGASMSNLPNGNFIRYMLIMWVIFAFVIRCAYQSLLFKLLQSSLHKKPPETFQELIGSDYTFVLNQVTFEAVNDMLKIQSDQIPYVIKENSLEFIEDNSDGKFAGIVLIDVLAYYIMTNSKRGLFHILYEKVSPHHNTLYFSKHSYLIQKFNGILMNLRSSGLVDLWATQSVDSSYFHGKKRCDGYVKEALKLHQLRGTFDVYLVLVFVASIVFLLELASKRVKVYKIRMLIKRSF; encoded by the exons atgtcaatatttctcCTCATTCTCGCTTCAAACGTTTTtattcttcatttaatttttgcatcAATATCGAATGAATATTATGACGGTGAAcatgtaaatttaatttcaacaatTGAATATATTACACGAACTTTTGCGcaagaacaaaaaagaactttaacttTTTCAGCAAATGCTGAAAGTAAAATTGTTCTATCAGATTTCGGTGATATGATTGACGGTATTCTAAAACGCATCGATTTCGCAACAGTGCAAATTGATCAGGATAATTGTGAAATGATTGGACTTagagaatttaatattttttttgtggataGTTTTAAAGCATTTGA aCGCATCAATCCAGCAAATAAAACCAGGAGCTACGACTTCAATGAGTTCTATCTTGTTTTCCTAAAAGTTGAAAACTCAAAacaagacattttaaaaattcttgagtACTGTTGGAAACACTACATCATAAATATCAGCATAATTATAGACGAATCATTCGAAGTCCTCAATATTTTCAcctattttccattttccaagCTAAGATGCAGAAATACTGAtgctattttaataaatcaattcaaaaatggTGTCCCAGCAAACGGAAATGAAACAGATGATATTTTTCCGGATAAACtagaaaattttcaaggttGTCCACTGACTGCTGCTTTGTACAATGTTCCTCCGTATATTTTAATCTTACCCAATCAAACAGGATTATATAAGTTTGTTGGTTTCGAAGGACATATGTTAAGAGTTATTgctaaaaagttgaaattttcatTAGATTACACAATTCCACCTAATAATGAAAAACGtggaaaaatatttccaaatggAAGCACAAGTGGGGCTATCAAATTG atcgaAGAACATATGGCTGATTTGACTATTGGATGTTTCAGATACTCTATGGAAAGAGCTAGCGTAATGACTGCTGCCTCCCCTTATTATCAAACTTGGGAGATAGTTACAATCCTGAAGACCTCTTTCGAATATACACCGATAGAAATACTAGTTTTCCCGTTTACACCATCAACTTGGTTAAGTTTATTGGCTTTTGTTGGTATCATAATATCTTTTGGACTATTAGCCATATCGTACCACAGAGTCCTTGGGCCATTGCTCTTAGGAATCACAGCGAATCAACTAGTGGCCAGCTTTCTCGGAGCTTCAATGTCTAACTTGCCCAACGGAAACTTCATTCGATACATGTTAATAATGTGGGTAATTTTTGCCTTTGTGATTCGATGTGCCTATCAGAGTTTGCTTTTCAAACTCCTTCAATCCAGTTTGCATAAAAAACCTCCGGAAACCTTTCAGGAACTCATCGGTAGTGATTATACTTTTGTCTTGAACCAAGTTACGTTTGAAGCAGTTAATGACATGCTAAAGATTCAGAGCGATCAAATTCCATATGTCATCAAGGAAAATTCATTGGAATTTATAGAAGATAATTCTGATGGAAAATTTGCGGGAATAGTGTTAATAGATGTTTTGGCTTATTATATTATGACAAATTCCAAAAGGggtttatttcatattttatacgAAAAAGTCTCTCCGCATCATAATacgttatatttttcaaaacactcctatttgattcaaaaatttaatggaaTTCTAATGAATTTACGAAGTTCTGGTTTGGTTGATTTATGGGCTACGCAAAGTGTGGATTCGTCTTATTTTCATGGAAAAAAACGATGCGATGGTTATGTTAAGGAAGCCTTGAAATTGCATCAACTTCGGGGAACTTTTGATGTTTACTTAGTTTTAGTGTTTGTAGCTTCTATAGTATTTTTACTAGAGTTGGCTTCTAAAAGAGTTAAGGTGTACAAAATTCGAAtgttaataaaaagaagtttctAA